A genomic region of Zea mays cultivar B73 chromosome 6, Zm-B73-REFERENCE-NAM-5.0, whole genome shotgun sequence contains the following coding sequences:
- the LOC100304220 gene encoding uncharacterized protein LOC100304220, with translation MQEAKVAAVAEFCRAAGQPFAAVRGKMLSVAGAARGSYAADGTLVHMNDGEFAEMMLLDGCFLLQFMASVCRHRDDDPLISRGEVRRSINAIVRDVMLLENQIPWLVLSSLMQLMPPPAEPVVDSFLVLMASAFHIVGDTNDASSQTRLLATGELDQSAPPHLLGLFHRRHMDMGAVRTQQHQSGILRVPVQLASLSSTAVELAEMGVKLAPSKTKTFGDMAMSKRHWPLGLFGELSLAPLVLNRLTECWLLNMAAYESCQPQQQGDATDSFPVSSYVTLVSLLVNRPEDVQEMRAKGLVVSVFDDGETLAFFKALAPHLSVGCRYYEVFQFLQEYRQERWLSGCGSPSTGSCTTTSRPSPLSSPSSACSRDSSRPSFL, from the coding sequence ATGCAGGAGGCCAAGGTCGCAGCCGTGGCGGAGTTCTGCCGCGCGGCGGGACAGCCGTTCGCGGCGGTCAGAGGGAAGATGCTCTCGGTGGCGGGAGCCGCTCGCGGGAGCTACGCCGCCGACGGCACGCTCGTGCACATGAACGACGGCGAGTTCGCGGAGATGATGTTGCTGGACGGATGCTTCCTGCTGCAGTTCATGGCTTCCGTGTGCCGACACCGCGACGACGACCCACTCATCTCGAGAGGTGAGGTGCGGAGAAGCATCAACGCCATCGTGCGGGACGTGATGCTGCTGGAGAACCAGATCCCGTGGCTTGTGCTGAGCTCCCTCATGCAGCTGATGCCGCCGCCCGCCGAGCCTGTCGTCGACAGCTTCCTCGTTCTCATGGCCTCCGCCTTCCACATCGTCGGCGACACCAACGATGCCAGCAGCCAGACCCGCCTGCTTGCCACCGGAGAACTAGACCAGTCGGCGCCGCCACATCTCCTTGGCCTCTTCCATCGCCGTCACATGGATATGGGCGCGGTGCGCACCCAGCAGCACCAGAGCGGAATCCTCCGCGTCCCGGTCCAGCTGGCTTCCCTGTCCAGCACTGCGGTGGAGCTCGCGGAGATGGGCGTCAAACTTGCCCCCAGTAAGACCAAGACATTTGGGGACATGGCCATGTCCAAGCGCCACTGGCCCCTCGGCCTCTTCGGCGAGCTCTCCCTGGCGCCGCTGGTCTTGAACCGGCTCACCGAGTGCTGGCTCCTGAACATGGCAGCCTACGAATCATGCCAGCCGCAACAGCAAGGCGACGCTACCGACAGCTTCCCTGTGAGCTCCTACGTCACGCTCGTGTCGCTCCTGGTGAACCGGCCGGAGGACGTGCAGGAGATGCGTGCCAAGGGCCTCGTCGTCAGCGTGTTCGACGACGGAGAAACGCTCGCCTTCTTCAAGGCGCTAGCGCCGCACCTGAGCGTCGGTTGCCGCTACTACGAGGTCTTCCAGTTCCTGCAGGAGTACAGGCAGGAGAGGTGGCTCAGTGGCTGTGGATCGCCGTCCACAGGTTCTtgtacaacaacatcaagaccatCGCCACTGTCTTCTCCATCGTCGGCGTGCTCGCGGGACTCTTCAAGACCATCCTTTCTGTGA